GGCTGCTGTGGCAGCACCTGTTCTGGTTCTTCGGGCATCCCGAGGTCTACATCGTGGCGCTGCCGTTCTTCGGCATCATCACCGAGATCCTGCCGGTGTTCGCGCGCAAGCCCGTCTTCGCCTACCTCGGGATGGTGGCGGCGACGATCGCGATCACCGGGCTGTCGATGACAGTGTGGGCGCACCACATGTTCGCCACCGGCGGCGTCCTGCTGCCGTTCTTCTCCATCACCTCGTTCATGATCGCCGTGCCGACCGGGATCAAGTTCTTCAACTGGATCGGGACCATCTGGAAGGGGCAGCTGTCGTACGAGACACCGATGCTGTGGGCGCTCGGCTTCCTCGTGACGTTCCTGTTCGGCGGCCTGACCGGGGTGATCCTCGCGTCCCCGCCGCTGGACTTCCACCTCACCGACTCCTACTTCGTCGTCGGCCACCTGCACTACGTGCTGTTCGGCACGGTCGTCTTCGCGATGTTCGGCGGCTTCTACTTCTGGTGGCCGAAGATGACCGGCCGCAAGCTGAACGAGACGTGGGGGAAAATCCACTTCTGGACGCTCTTCGTCGGTTTCCACACGACGTTCTTCGTCCAGCACCTGCTCGGCGCCCAGGGCCTCCCGCGCCGGTACGCCACGTACGCCGACGAGTTCTCGACGCTGAACATGGTGTCGTCCATCGGCTCGTTCGTCCTCGGCGCCTCCACGTTCGCGTTCCTGTGGAACATCTACCGGACGTGGCGGCGGGCGCCCAAGGTCGGCACGGACGACCCGTGGGGGTTCGGCAACTCGCTCGAGTGGGCGACGTCGTGCCCGCCGCCCCGCCACAACTTCACGCGGATGCCGCGCATCCGGTCCATGCGCCCCGCGTTCGACCTGCACTACCCGCCGAAGGAGTCGCCGCAGAAGGCCGAACTCGCGACGCCGCCCCCGCCGCCGTCCGAGCGCTGACCGGGAGGCGCGGCCATGGGACTCTCCCAGCGGGAGGAACTGCTGCTGCGGCGCATCGACGCCCGCCTGCGGCGGGACGATCCGCTGCTCGCGCACCGGCTCGCGACGTTCACCCCGGACCGGCCCGCCCCGGATCCCACGCCGGACGAACGCGGCCGTGCGGGGTTCGCGGTGTCGTGGCGTCCGCCCCGCTCGGCGATCGTCGTCATGTCGATGGCGCTGGCCGCCGCGGTCGTCCTGCTGGCGCTGGTGATGCTGTCGGTCCGGCCACCATGCGAGCGTCCGGCCACCGTGCGGTCGCCGGCGTCGGCCGCCGGGCCGCCGTCGGTGCCGTCGGCGGCGCCGCCGCCCGCGACCTGCTGACCCGTCCGGCGGGCTCGGGCCGGGGTTTGCGCGGCGGATGCGGTGGAAGGTCACGGGCGGCTGACCTGCGAGAACCTGGAGGGGAAGGTTGCCATGCACGTCCTGCGGCTGTGCCCGGTGTTCGAGCCCCCGCCTTCGGCGCTGCTGGGGCGCGGCGTCCGGTTCGACCCCATCGGAGGCATGCAGAACCACGCGGCGCAGCTGAGCCGGGCCCTGGACGGTCTCGGCGTGCGGCAGACCGTCGTGACCACCCGGCCACCGGACGCGCCCGCGGTCGCCCGGCTGGGCCGGCACGGGCGCGTCGTCCGGCTCGGGCTGCCGGTCGCGGCGCTGCGGCAGGGGTACGGGGCGGCGGCGTGGCTGCGGGCGCCGGGGCTGGCCGACGGAGCCGACCTCGTGCACGCCCACCTCGGGGACGACCTCGCGGTGCTGCCCGTCGCGCGACACGTCGCCGCGCACGCGCGCGCGCCGCTGGTGGTGACGGTGCACGGCGAGACGCGCCGCGGCGGGCCGTTCCGGACGGTCGGCGCCCGCATCGAACGGCACGGGCTCGCCCGCGCGGACGCGGTGATCGCGCTGACCGAGGGGACGCGGGACGCGCTCGCCGCGGGCGGCGTCGCGGACGAGCGGCTGCACGTCGTGCCGTCCGGGGTCGGCGCGGAGTTCCTC
The nucleotide sequence above comes from Actinomadura algeriensis. Encoded proteins:
- the ctaD gene encoding aa3-type cytochrome oxidase subunit I encodes the protein MTAVEGRADASTEEALARHRMGTKIGHILATTDHKMVGYLYLGTSFTMFLIAGVLAMLMRAELLQPGMQVVDSHAYNQLFTMHGTIMMLLFATPLFAGFANVLVPLQIGAPDVAFPRLNALTYYMFLFGALIVLGGFIAPGGAASFGWFSYQPLADDAYSPGVGGDLWIAGLILSGAGTVLTSVNIVTTIVTMRAPGMVMFRMPIFTWNVLLTSVMVLVAFPVLTAALFAMLADRELGTHVYDPAHGGGLLWQHLFWFFGHPEVYIVALPFFGIITEILPVFARKPVFAYLGMVAATIAITGLSMTVWAHHMFATGGVLLPFFSITSFMIAVPTGIKFFNWIGTIWKGQLSYETPMLWALGFLVTFLFGGLTGVILASPPLDFHLTDSYFVVGHLHYVLFGTVVFAMFGGFYFWWPKMTGRKLNETWGKIHFWTLFVGFHTTFFVQHLLGAQGLPRRYATYADEFSTLNMVSSIGSFVLGASTFAFLWNIYRTWRRAPKVGTDDPWGFGNSLEWATSCPPPRHNFTRMPRIRSMRPAFDLHYPPKESPQKAELATPPPPPSER
- a CDS encoding DUF3040 domain-containing protein produces the protein MGLSQREELLLRRIDARLRRDDPLLAHRLATFTPDRPAPDPTPDERGRAGFAVSWRPPRSAIVVMSMALAAAVVLLALVMLSVRPPCERPATVRSPASAAGPPSVPSAAPPPATC